One Streptomyces sp. CG4 genomic window, GGCTCATGGCCTTCGCGCGGCGCGCGCCGTGCGTCGCGGACTGGATGGTGGCGAGCACCTGCGGCAGCATCGCGGCGGCCGCGGCGCCCTGTGCGACCCGCGCCGCGACCAGGCTCCAGGCGCCGGGCGCCAGCCCGCAGGCCAGTGAGGTCAGCCCGAACGCGGCCATCCCGCCGAGGAACAGCCGGCGCCGCCCGAACAGGTCCCCGAGCCGGCCGCCGAGCACCAGCAGTACGGCGTAGGCGACGCCGTACCCGGCGACGACCAGCTCCAGTACCGCCTCGCCCGCGTGGAGATCGGCACCGATGGTGGGCAGGGCGACGTTGACGATGAAGAAGTCGACCAGCGGCAGCGCCGCGGCCAGGAGAACGGTGAACAGTCCGAGCCCGCCGAGTGCGGGCGGTGCGGCCGTCGTGGGGACGGCCCGGGTGGTGACGGTCTCACTCATGTCCCCGAGCCTGCGCCATCGCTGAGCCTGGTACCAGAGTGTCCTCATCCTGGTAGCGGAACTACCTGGCAACAGGATGCGGCGCGCGGTCGCGTCAGCGGGACCGTCCCGGCCTTCGCCGCATCCGGGCGGCGAGGAGACAGCAGCCCCCCAGCAGGCCGACGCCTCCGACGAGCCCCCACTGCGGGTGAGCCGTGAGACCGTGCCGCACTTCCTCGGCGACTGACGGCTCCTCAGCTATCCAGAACCGCTTCTCCCTGACATCGTGCCCGCCGTGGCTCACCACACGCGCCGTGGCGGAGCCGGTCGGCGCCGCCGCGCGGAGCCGGGCCTTGCCGCCGTACTGGCGCCCGGACCAGGACAGCCGGACCGGCTGTTCGAAGGCGGACGAGGACACCTCGACCTTGTCCTGCGGAGAGTTCCACTCGTCCAGCCACCAGACCTCGACCTCGCTGCCCGGTCTCCCCATGTCGACGGAGAGCGTGGCCGAGGGCGCGCTCCGGCCGGGCGGCGAGTCGTCGGCCACGGCGGCCCCGGCGGTCGCGGCCGTGGCGAGGACGAGGCCGCAGGCGACCAGTGCGGAGCGGAAGGCGCGAGGCACCTGGTGATCCCTTCTGTATGACGTCTCTCTGTATGACGTCTCTGCATGGCGACGCATTGCTTTTACTTTATTCGCTCCTTTCCTTTCCTTTGCGTGGCGCGTCTTCATCCTGGTAGCAGAACCACCTGGCAACAGGATGAGAGGGAAGGCACCCTGGAGCCATGACGACGACGGCCATGGCTCAGGAGACCGCCCCGCGGCCGGTCCGGGGCTCGGAGATCCGGCGGCACGAACTGGCCGCGTTCCTGCGCAGCCGCCGTGAGCGCATCAGCCCCGAGCAGGTGGGCCTGCCGCGCGGGGCCCGACGCCGTACGCCCGGACTGCGCCGGGAGGAGGTCGCGCAGCTCTCCGCGGTCGGCGTCACCTGGTACACCTGGCTCGAACAGGCCCGTGACATCCAGGTCTCCGTCCAGGTCCTGGACGCGCTCGCCCGCACCCTGATGCTGGACGCCAGCGAACGCGCGCACCTCTTCCAGCTGGCCGGCGCCACCGACCCGACCCCCGCCGCGAGTTGCCCGAGCGTCACCTCGGCCCTGCGCGAGATGCTGCGCCGGCTGGAGCCGCTCCCGGCCTGCGTCCAGAACAGCCGGTACGACATCCTCGCCTACAACCGCACCTACGGCCGCCTCCTGTGCGACCTGGACGCCCTGCCGGCGGAGGACCTCAACTGCCTGCTCCTCGTGTACACCAACAGGGAGTGGCAGGACTCGGTCGTCCACCTGGAGGAGAGCCAGCGTCTGATGGCCGCCAAGCTGCGCGCCTCGATGGCCGGTCATCTCGGCGAGCCGGCCTGGAAGATGCTCCTGAAGCGACTGAAGACGGTGTCCCCCGAGTTCCGCGAGAACTGGGAGCGTTACGAGGTGGTCGACAGCCGCTCCAAGACCAAGGAGTTCCGCAACGCCCTCGTGGGTCGTCTCAGGCTGGAGCACACGGACCTCTGGCTGGGCCCGGAGTCGGGGGCCCGCATGGTGACGTACACCCCCGCCGACGAGGAGTCCCGCGAGCGGCTGGAGAAGCTGTACGAGATGGCGCAGCGGTAGGTCCGCGACGGGCGAAGCCACTCGTACGGTCGCGGACGAGCGGCCTCGCGTGGCCGGCGGGCGCGGGGACGACTCGGTCCCCGCCCGCCGCGACGGGCGACTTGCCCCGGCTCCTGGCCGAGTTCGGCCTCGCTTCCCGCGTCCAGGCAGCCTCGTCTCTCCCGGCCCTCAGGCCCGCGCCCCGGTCCCCGCGGCTTCCCGTACCTCCGGTGACGACAAGCTCTGCGCCGTGCGCTCGGCGGTGTCGCGTGCCCAGCGGCCGCTGGTCAGGAGGCCGAGGACGAGGACGGACAGGCCGCAGGCGCTGAGGATCCACCAGCCGGGGCGGGCCGCCGGGACGAAGGTGTCGCGGTAGGCGGAGGAGTTGATGCCGGCGGCCAGCACCGCGCCGACCACCGCGACGCCGAGGGTCTGGCCCAGCTGCCTGCTCGTGGAGGCGACCGCGGCGGCGACACCGGCCTGGGCGCGGGGCATGCCGGAGACGGCCGTGTTGGTGATCGGCGCGTTCACGAAACCGAAGCCGACGCCGAACAGGACGTAGCCGAGGAAGCGGGTGACGTTCGACGTCTCCGCCCCGAAGGCCGCGAAGAGGACGCCGCTCGCGGTCATCGCCGTACCGGCCACCAGGAGCGGCAGGCGCGGGCCGCGGCTGCCGACCAGGCGGCCGGACAGGGGCGCGCACAGGAACGTCGGCGCGGCCATCGGCAGCATCCACAGGCCCGCGTGCAGGGCGTCGAGACCGCGGACGTTCTGCAGGTAGAGGTTCGACAGGAAGAGGAAGCCGCCCAGCGCCGCGAACGCGCTGATCGCGATCACCGTGGCCCCGCTGAACGGAGCCGAGCGGAAGAAGCGCAGGTCGATGAGGGGTTCGGCACGGCGGGGCTCGTAGTGGAGCAGGGCGAGGAGCGCGGCCAGCGCGATCACGGCGAACGGGGCCACCGCGGCCGCGCCCGACTCCGGCGCCTCGATGATCGCGTACGTCATCGAGCCGAACAGGACGATGACCAGGAGCTGCCCGACCGGGTCGGGGCGGCGGGCCTTCGGCGCGCGGGACTCGGGCACGAAGCGGAGGGTGAGCAGGAGAGCGGCGAGGCCTACCGGGAGATTCATCCAGAAGATCGAGCGCCAGCTCACCGACTGGACGAGGAGACCGCCCACCAGCGGGCCCGCCGCCATCGATATGCCGACCACCGCGCCCCACACACCGATCGCGCGGGCCCGCTCCCGGGCATCGGTGAAGGTGTTGGTGATGATCGACATGGCGACCGGGTTGAGCATCGAACCGCCGATCGCCTGCACCATGCGGAACACCACCAGCAGGGACAGGCTCGGGGCGATCGAGCACAGCAGTGAGCCGACGGAGAAGACCACCAGTCCGGCCATGAAGACCTTCTTGCGGCCGATGCGGTCGGCCGTCGAGCCCGCGAGCATCAGGAGCGACGCGAGGACCAGCGTGTAGGCGTCGATCGTCCACTGCAGGCCGGAGGTGGTGGTGTCCAGATCGCGCTGCATGGACGGCAGCGCCACGTTCAGCACGGTGTTGTCCAGGCTCACGATCAGCAGGCTCATACAGCAGATCGCGAGCACGAGCAGACGGCGGCGATGGCTCAACTCGGGCATGCTCCCATCGTACGTGGATTTCAATAGTGTGTCTAACTAATGATCGCTACATGATCTTGGCGGGCAGCCGCAGGCCGAGCCATCCCAGCCCCAGCAGTTCCGCCGCCTGCACGGCGAGCACCACTGCCAGCGCCTGACGCATGCCGAGACCGGGGACGAGGGACAGGAACAGCGAGCCGAGCGTCGCGACCCCGACGGCCAGGCACGACTGCTGGAGCGTGGCCGCCAGTCCGCTGCCCGTGCCCGCCAGCCGGGCCGGGACCGCCGCCAGCAGGATCCGGTAGTACAGGGGCAGTTGGAGGCCCTGACCGAGGCCGCACAGCACCAGGCCGGGGGAGAGGGCGAGCGGGCTCAGGTGCGGCCATGGGCCCAGCAGCACGGTCGCCGTCACCGTGGCCAGACCCGCGATGTGCACCACCGCCGCCAGCGTCACCGCCCGCCCCCCGAACCGCCGTACGGCACGCGGCGCCAGCATCGACGCCGCGAACTGCGCCACCCCCATCGGCACCAGCGTCAGCCCTGCCCCCAACGCCCCGTAGCCGAGGCCCTGTTGCAGCGTCACCGCGCTCACGAACATCCAGCCCGCGAAGCCGATGAACACCGGCAGGCCCAGCAGCAGACCCCGGCGGACGTCCGGCGCGGTCAGCAGGGACGGGGGCAGCAAGGGGCTCCCGCCGGCCCGCTCCGCCCGCCGCTCCACTCCGTGGAACGCCGCCCCGCACAGCGGCGCCGCGCACAACAGCAGCACCGACCACAGCGGCCAGCCCGCCGCCCGGCCCTCGGTCAGCGGCAGCAGCAGCGCGATCAGCGTCGCCGCCAGCAGCGCCGTACCGGCGAGGTCGCCGCGGGCCGGCCGCTCGGCCCGGCTCTCCGGCACCGCCCGGAGCGCACAGACCAGGGCGGCGACCGCCACCGGCACGTTCACCAGGAACACCGCGCGCCAGCCGGTGCCGGCCAGATCGGCGGCCACCAGCACCCCGCCCAGCACCTGCCCGAGCACGACGGACACCCCGCCGACCGAGCCGTACAGGGCGACCGCACGGGCCCGCCGTTCCCCGGACGTCGTCGCGTGAATGGTCGCCAGCACCTGCGGCAGCAGCGCCGCCGACGCGGCACCCTGCGCGATCCGCGCCGCCACCAGCCACCCGGCGGTCGGTGCCAGCCCGCAGGCCAGCGAGGTCAGCCCGAAACCGGCCACACCCCACAGGAACAGCCGGCGGCGGCCGTGGCCGTCGCCGAGCCGGCCGCCGAGGACGAGCAGCACGGCGTACGCCACCGCGTACCCGGCCACCACCATCTCCAGCGTGGCCGGCGTGGCACGCAGATCGCGCTCGATCGTCGGCAGCGCGACATTGACGATAAAGAAGTCGATCATCGGGAGCGCGGTCCCGAGGAGGAGCGTGAGCAGGCCCAGGGGCGTCAGCCCGCGGGCCGGGGCTTCGGTCGGCGGAGAGATCGTCGTCGTGGTCACGCCTCGACTCTGGGACAGCTCCCAGCGGGGTACCAGGCGGTGCTCATCCAGGTACCGGCACCAACTGGAACCGGGCTACGGCGGGACGGCACCCTTGGTGCATGAGCATCGCAGCGCCGGAACACCGCACGGAGCAGCCGGAAGCGCGGCACGTCCGCGGGGAGCCGCCGACGGCGCAGCACATCCGCACCGAGCAGCCGACGGCACAGCACATCCGCGCGGAGCCACCGAAGGCGCAGCACATCCGGCGCCGGGAACTGGCCGCGTTCCTGCGCAGCCGGCGCGAGCGCATCACCCCGGAGCAGGTCGGCCTGGTGCGCGGCCCGCGTCGCCGTACGCCGGGACTGCGCCGGGAGGAGGTCGCCCAGCTCTCCGCGGTCGGCGTGACCTGGTACACGTGGATCGAGCAGGCCCGTGCCGCCCATGTCTCCGCGCAGGTGCTGGACGCCGTCGCCCGCGCCCTGCTCATGGACCCCACCGAGCGTGCCCACCTCTTCGCCCTCGCCGGGACCGCCGACCCGCGCACCGACCCCGAGTGCCCGGTGGTCTCCACGTCCGCGCGGAAGGTCGTCGAACGGCTCGCGCCCTATCCGGCCTCCCTGCAGAACGCCCGGTACGACGTCCTCGCCGCCAACCGCCCCTTCGCCCAGGTCTTCGGCGACCCCGCCGAGCTGCCGCCGGCCGAGCGGAACTGTCTGTGGCTGCTGACCACCAGCGAACGCTGGAAGCGGGACTTCCTCGACCGGGACGAGATGCTGCGGGACCTGATCGCCAAGTACCGGGTGGCCATGGCCGAGCATGTGGCCGAGCCCGCGTGGAAGGAGCGGCTGGAGGGGCTGCTGGCGGTCTCCGGAGAGTTCCGCGAGCTGTGGGAACGGCATGAGGTCGCGCCGATGTCCCCGCACGTCAAGCGGTACCTCCACCCGGTCGTCGGCCTGATCCGCCTGGAGCACCGCAACATGTGGCTGGCACCACAGCAGCCGGCCCACCGCGTGGTCGCGTACCTCCCCGCCGACGAGGAGAGCGAGGAGCGGCTGGAGAGGCTGGCGGAGCTGGCGGACGGGTGACCGGCCGGGTGAGGGACAATGGGTTCTTGCCCCGTGTCCCAGTGCCCTACATCCGTCCCGGAGCCCTGACGATGACCCACCCGCTCTCCATCGGCCCGCACGCCGTGACACCGCCCGTCGTGCTCGCACCCATGGCGGGCATCACCAACGCGCCCTTCCGCACCCTGTGCCGGGAGTTCAGCGGTGGCAAGGGCCTGTTCGTCAGCGAGATGATCACGACCCGGGCGCTGGTCGAGCGCAACGAGAAGACCATGCAGCTGATCAGGTTCGACGCGAGCGAGCGCCCGCGTTCGATCCAGCTGTACGGCGTCGACCCGGCGACCGTCGGCAAGGCCGTCCGCATGATCGCGGAAGAGGACCTGGCCGACCACATCGACCTGAACTTCGGCTGCCCGGTCCCCAAGGTCACGCGCAAGGGCGGCGGCTCGGCCCTCCCGTACAAGCGGAACCTGCTGCGCGCCATCCTGCGCGAGGCGGTGAGCGGCGCCGGTGACCTGCCGGTGACGATGAAGATGCGCAAGGGCATCGACGACGATCACATCACCTACCTCGACGCCGGCCGTATCGCCGTCGAGGAGGGCGTCACGGCGATCGCGCTCCATGGCCGTACGGCCGCCCAGCACTACGGCGGCACCGCCGACTGGGACGCCATCGCACGCCTGAAGGAGCACGTCCCGGAGATCCCCGTGCTCGGCAACGGCGACATCTGGTCGGCCGAGGACGCGCTGCGGATGGTGCGGGAGACCGGCTGCGACGGGGTGGTCGTGGGGCGCGGGTGCCTGGGGCGGCCGTGGCTGTTCGCGGACCTGGTCGCCGCCTTCGAGGGGCGCCTGGACGCCCGTGCCGAAGGCACTGATGGATGCAGTGCCCGGCCGTCGCTGCGGGAGGTCGCCGACGTCATGGTCCGGCACGCCCGGCTGCTCGGCGAGTGGATCGGCGACGAGTCCAAGGGCGTGATCGACTTCCGCAAGCACGTCGCCTGGTACCTGAAGGGGTTCGCGGTCGGCTCCGAGATGCGGGGGCGGCTCGCGATCACGTCCTCCCTGGAGGAGCTGCGGGCCGGCCTGGACGAGCTGGACCTCGACCAGGCCTGGCCGCTCGGTGCCGACGGCCCGCGCGGCCGTACGTCCGGCAACAACCGGGTGGTGCTGCCGGACGGCTGGCTCAAGGACCCGTACGACTGCGCGGGCGTGAGCGAGGACGCGGAGCTGGACACCTCCGGAGGCTGATCAGCCCTTCTTCGGGTGAGGGGTCGAGCCGTACGCCGTCAGGAAGCGGTCGCGGAAGGCGCTCATCTTCCACACCGGCGCGTTGTGCGCGGGCCGCAGGCCGTCGGTCCAGCCCCACCCGGCGATCTTGTCGAGGAGCTTCGGGTCCTTGGCGACGATCGAGACCGGCACGTCACGGCTGGCGTGGTTGCCGCTGGCGTGGGCGTTCGGCTGGTGGTCGCCGAGGAAGACCAGCACGGTGTTCTCGTTGCCGTAGCGCTCCAGCCACTCGGTCAGCGCCGTCACCGTGTACTGGACGGACTTGCCGTACTCCTCCTTGGTGTGCGTGTCGTCGGTGAGGGTGTAGGTCGACGGGTGGCCCGCCTTCTCGATGGAGTCGAAGACCGAGCCGTCGCCCAGCTGGTTCCAGGGGACCATTGTGGGGATCGGCGCCCAGGGGGTGTGGCTGGAGGTGAGGATGAGCAGCGACATACGGGACTTGCCGTCGGCCGGCTTCTTGCTGTGCACGCGGTCCTGGTACTGCTGGAGCGTGTACTGGTCCGGCATCGTCGACCAGCTGAACTTCGGTCCCTTGTAGCCGAGTTGGAAGGCGTTGTAGACCCTGTCCAGGCCGTACCACTTCTGCTCCGGCCACCCCTTCTGCACGCCCGGCATGACGCCGACGGTGTCGAAGGCTCCGGTCTTCTTGAACGCGTCGGTCAGACTCATGTGGTCGCTGGCCATGACCGTGCGGTAGCGCTGCTGGTCGCTGATCCACAGGCCCGACATGGTGGTGGAGTGCCCGAGCCAGCTGCTGCCGCCGTAGGTCGCCGAGGTCAGCCAGCCGCTCCTGGCGTGGAAACCGGCCTTGGCCAGGGCCTTGGTGCGCGCGTCGAGGGTGCTGTCGACCCCGGGTGCCATGACCGGGTCCTCGACCGCGCTGCGGCCGTAGCTCTCGATGAACGTGAAGATCATGTCCTTGCCGCGCAGATCCGGCACCAGCTGGCTGCCCGGGGTGTTCCCGAAGGCGTCCACCCTGGCCACCTTCTCGAACTCCGCCTCGTCCCGCAGGGTGTTCCGCGCCTGCCGGACCTGCCCCTTCAGCGCGGTCGCGGTGCGGTCGACGGCGAGCGGCGTGCCGGACATCTGCACACCGAGCGAGGAGCAGGTGATCCAGACGACGCCGGCGATCAGGGTGCCCCGGGTCGCGATGCCGGAGTGCCGGGCGAGCAGGTTGGCGAGCCGGACGGTCGACAGCGACAGCAGCGTGAACAGCAGCAGTACGACGGCGATCACCCCGGCCGTGACGGCGAGCGTGGTCGTACGGCCCAGCGAGTCCACCAGATACGACTGGGCGTCGCCGAGCAGGCTCCAGTCGAGGACGGGGTTGAAGCCGCGGCCCAGGTACTGGTTGAAGCCCATGTCGAGCAGGTTCAGCACGGTCAGCGCGGCCAGCGCGACCCCGGACACGACGGCCAGCGCCACCCTGGGGCGGCGCGGCAGCGCGAGCATCACGGCGGCCCCGATCACCCCCTCCGCCGGTATCCGCACAAACGTCGAAAGCTCCAGCCCGTCCATGGAGTTCGGCATCACGAGCGCGGCGACGACGAGAACGGCGGCGAGCACGTCGAGCGCGCCGGACAGCACCCGGACGACCTCGGGATGCCCCTCCCGCCAGCGCCGCGTACGCGTCCGCCAGGCGACCCAGGGACGCCGGAGCCGGGCGGCCCACAGCCGCCAGGAGGGGCGGGGAGTGGGCGCGGGCGTTGCGACGGGGGCGTCGTCGTCCGGTGCTCCGGTCTCCAGCTGGCGCGTGCTCGTGTCCTGAGACACCCGAGGTCCTTCCGTACGACACCCGTGACGTCACTCCGTACGGCCACCCCACAACCCCTGTTCACAGCACAGGGCAAACACCTGGCAAACGCTCACCGCACCCACCCAGGGGCGCGCGGAACTGCGCTACCCACCCCCCACCGCCGTGAGCAGCGCGAGCGGAACCGCGGCCGACCGCGATTCCCGCACACACGCATGCGGATAGGGAACCGGCTCCGGATGCGTGTCCCTCCCGTACCCCGCCAAAACCTCCGGCAGCCGATGCCCCGCCACCGTCGCCGCGTCGATCAGCGCACGCGCCACCGTACGGGCCTCGTCGTGCAGTCCGTACCGCGCAAGCCCCAACGTGATCAGCGCGTTGTCGTGCGGCCACACGGAACCCCGGTGATACGACATCGGGTGGTACGCCGCCTGCCCCGCGGCCAGCGTCCGTACGCCCCAGCCGGAGAAGAAGTCCGGCTCCAGCAGCCGACGGCCCACCACCTCGCCGTACTCCTTGTCCAGCAGCCCGGACCACAGCAGATGCCCGGCGTCGGAGGCCAGCGCGTCGATCTGGCGGCCCTCGCCGTCCAGCGCGAGCGCCGGGAAGGAGCGCTCCGGCATCCAGAAGTCCCGCTGGAACCGGTCCCGCAGATCGGCCGCCCCCTGCTCCAGCAGCGCCGCGTACGTCGCGTCGCCCCAGGCCGTGCGCGCCAGCCAGGCCGTGCGGCGCAGCGCGTCGTACGCGTAGCCCTGCGCGCCCGCCGCCATGACCGCGCCGGTGGGCCGGGTGCCGTCGGCGCAGCAGATCGCGCCGGGGGAGTCCTTCCAGTTCTGGTTGGCGAGGCCGCCCTCGTCGGCGCGGTAGACGAGGTAGCCGCGCGAGGTCAGGCCGCCGTGGTCCAGCATCCAGCCGACGGCGGCACGCGCGTGCGGTTCCAGGCGCCGGGCCGGGACCTGGTCCCCGGTCTGTTCGGTATACGCGCCGAGCAGGATCAGGAACAGCGGGGTCGCGTCGACCGAGCCGTAGTACCGCCCGAACGGCACCTGCCCGAAGTGCGCCAGCTCGCCGTGGCGTACCTCGTGCACGATCTTGCCGGGCTGGGCGACCGGAGACAGTGCGGTGCCGGTCGCCTGGGTCGCGGCGAGCGCGGGGAGCGTCGCGGCGGCCAGCTCCGGGCGGTACGGCAGCGCGAACAGCGAGGTGAGCAGGGCGTCGCGGGCGAGAAGGGTGAGGAACCAGGGGGCTCCGCCGGCCGGCACGCGCAGTTCCTCGCCGTCCGGTCCGGTGGCCGGCACCTGGAGCGCGGCGAGGTCGGCGAGGCCGCGTGCGCAGGCCGCCGCCAGCTCCGGCCAGCCGCTCGGGAAGGCCACGCCCTCCATGAACTCCCCTTCCAGGGCGAGGAGTTGTTCGTCCTGGGACGCGGGGTCGCGGGGCACGCGCAGGGCGCGCTTCTCGCCGTGCGGGCGGGCGATCACCCGGAGCAGCAGCTCGGTCGTGCCGTGCGGATCCAGACCGAGGGTCCACACCAGGCGCCGGGCGCCGGTGCCGGTCTCCTCCACGGCGTCGGGAGCGGGGTCGGCGGTGATGGTCGTACACGAGTGCCATTCGGCGCGCCGGTAGGTGAACTCGATGCCGTCGTCGAGGACTTCACGGGAGCGTACGGCACCGGGCTTGGCGTAGGTGCGGTGGTCGGAGCGGAGTTCGAACTGGTCGGTGAAGTCGGCATCGGCGGTGATGGCGAGCCGGACCGTGGTCGGCTCCGGGCGGTTGCTGGTCACCCGCAGCGACTCCACGAACGAGCTGTCGCCGACCGCCTGCCGGCGGAACAGCGTGTGCGCCGCGGGCTCCTGCCGGCCGCCGCGCGGGACCAGCACACAGCGGGCCGCGTCGCCGTCGGTGACCGGGGTGAGCGCCTCGGGCACGGCGCCGTCCACGGTGAGCTGCCAGCGGCTGAGATGCCGGGCGTCCCGTACGAACAATCCGTCCGGGGCACCACTGCCCCGGACGCCGCTGATGTCGCCCCGGTCGCCCACGGCGGCGAACGTCGCTCCGTGCACGAGCAGATGATGCCGGTCGGTCATCCCCGGTCTCCTCCTTCGTCACTGCTGTCGAACGTGCCGGTGGCTGCCTTGGACACGCCCTCGCCGGGGCGCTTGGGAAGGTCTTTGTGCAGCTCTCGGCGCGGGTCCGGGTGCCTGTCCCGGTGCACCTGGCGCGGGTCCCGGTGCAGTTGGTGGTGCAGGTCGAGGGCGAGCGCGGCGGTCCAGCCGAAGCCGGTCGCGCCGCAGGCCTCGCCGGTGTACGGGTCGACGTACTCCGCGAAATCCGTGGTGTCGGCGAGGTGCAGCACGGCCGCGCGCAGCGCGTCGGCCCGCTCCCGCCGGCCGTGCACCCGCAGGCCCCGCTCCAGCAGCCAGTTCGTGTTGAACCAGGCCGGCCCACGCCAGTACCGGTGCGGGTCGAAGGCCTTCCCGAGCAGGTCGTAGCTGGGCACGAGCCGGGTTTGCCCACCCAGCCCGAAGTGCGGGCCGCACAGCGTGCGGACCAGCGCGGCGACGACCTCCTGCGGCAGCCCGGGAAGAACGAGCGGCACCAGCCCGGAAACCCCACGCTCCCGGATCAGCCCGGACGCCCCCCGCTCGCTGATCGCCCCGCCGCCCCGCAGGTCCCGGCACAGGAACATCCCGGCCGTCGGGTCCCACAGCCGTGTCACCAGAGCCGCCGTCAGGCGTTCGGCGCGGATGTGGCGGGCGGTGCCGGGTGCGCCCAGCTCCGTGGCGATCCGGGCCAGCGCGTGTTCGGAGGCGATGAGCAGGGCGTTGAAGGCGGGATCCTCGACGGCGAACTCCCCGTCCCCGGCGCTGTCGCTCCCGCCCGCCCCAGCCCTACTTCTCCCG contains:
- a CDS encoding glycogen debranching N-terminal domain-containing protein, yielding MTDRHHLLVHGATFAAVGDRGDISGVRGSGAPDGLFVRDARHLSRWQLTVDGAVPEALTPVTDGDAARCVLVPRGGRQEPAAHTLFRRQAVGDSSFVESLRVTSNRPEPTTVRLAITADADFTDQFELRSDHRTYAKPGAVRSREVLDDGIEFTYRRAEWHSCTTITADPAPDAVEETGTGARRLVWTLGLDPHGTTELLLRVIARPHGEKRALRVPRDPASQDEQLLALEGEFMEGVAFPSGWPELAAACARGLADLAALQVPATGPDGEELRVPAGGAPWFLTLLARDALLTSLFALPYRPELAAATLPALAATQATGTALSPVAQPGKIVHEVRHGELAHFGQVPFGRYYGSVDATPLFLILLGAYTEQTGDQVPARRLEPHARAAVGWMLDHGGLTSRGYLVYRADEGGLANQNWKDSPGAICCADGTRPTGAVMAAGAQGYAYDALRRTAWLARTAWGDATYAALLEQGAADLRDRFQRDFWMPERSFPALALDGEGRQIDALASDAGHLLWSGLLDKEYGEVVGRRLLEPDFFSGWGVRTLAAGQAAYHPMSYHRGSVWPHDNALITLGLARYGLHDEARTVARALIDAATVAGHRLPEVLAGYGRDTHPEPVPYPHACVRESRSAAVPLALLTAVGGG
- a CDS encoding helix-turn-helix transcriptional regulator, with product MTTTAMAQETAPRPVRGSEIRRHELAAFLRSRRERISPEQVGLPRGARRRTPGLRREEVAQLSAVGVTWYTWLEQARDIQVSVQVLDALARTLMLDASERAHLFQLAGATDPTPAASCPSVTSALREMLRRLEPLPACVQNSRYDILAYNRTYGRLLCDLDALPAEDLNCLLLVYTNREWQDSVVHLEESQRLMAAKLRASMAGHLGEPAWKMLLKRLKTVSPEFRENWERYEVVDSRSKTKEFRNALVGRLRLEHTDLWLGPESGARMVTYTPADEESRERLEKLYEMAQR
- a CDS encoding MFS transporter; translation: MTTTTISPPTEAPARGLTPLGLLTLLLGTALPMIDFFIVNVALPTIERDLRATPATLEMVVAGYAVAYAVLLVLGGRLGDGHGRRRLFLWGVAGFGLTSLACGLAPTAGWLVAARIAQGAASAALLPQVLATIHATTSGERRARAVALYGSVGGVSVVLGQVLGGVLVAADLAGTGWRAVFLVNVPVAVAALVCALRAVPESRAERPARGDLAGTALLAATLIALLLPLTEGRAAGWPLWSVLLLCAAPLCGAAFHGVERRAERAGGSPLLPPSLLTAPDVRRGLLLGLPVFIGFAGWMFVSAVTLQQGLGYGALGAGLTLVPMGVAQFAASMLAPRAVRRFGGRAVTLAAVVHIAGLATVTATVLLGPWPHLSPLALSPGLVLCGLGQGLQLPLYYRILLAAVPARLAGTGSGLAATLQQSCLAVGVATLGSLFLSLVPGLGMRQALAVVLAVQAAELLGLGWLGLRLPAKIM
- the dusB gene encoding tRNA dihydrouridine synthase DusB, whose product is MTHPLSIGPHAVTPPVVLAPMAGITNAPFRTLCREFSGGKGLFVSEMITTRALVERNEKTMQLIRFDASERPRSIQLYGVDPATVGKAVRMIAEEDLADHIDLNFGCPVPKVTRKGGGSALPYKRNLLRAILREAVSGAGDLPVTMKMRKGIDDDHITYLDAGRIAVEEGVTAIALHGRTAAQHYGGTADWDAIARLKEHVPEIPVLGNGDIWSAEDALRMVRETGCDGVVVGRGCLGRPWLFADLVAAFEGRLDARAEGTDGCSARPSLREVADVMVRHARLLGEWIGDESKGVIDFRKHVAWYLKGFAVGSEMRGRLAITSSLEELRAGLDELDLDQAWPLGADGPRGRTSGNNRVVLPDGWLKDPYDCAGVSEDAELDTSGG
- a CDS encoding helix-turn-helix transcriptional regulator; the protein is MSIAAPEHRTEQPEARHVRGEPPTAQHIRTEQPTAQHIRAEPPKAQHIRRRELAAFLRSRRERITPEQVGLVRGPRRRTPGLRREEVAQLSAVGVTWYTWIEQARAAHVSAQVLDAVARALLMDPTERAHLFALAGTADPRTDPECPVVSTSARKVVERLAPYPASLQNARYDVLAANRPFAQVFGDPAELPPAERNCLWLLTTSERWKRDFLDRDEMLRDLIAKYRVAMAEHVAEPAWKERLEGLLAVSGEFRELWERHEVAPMSPHVKRYLHPVVGLIRLEHRNMWLAPQQPAHRVVAYLPADEESEERLERLAELADG
- a CDS encoding MFS transporter, which gives rise to MPELSHRRRLLVLAICCMSLLIVSLDNTVLNVALPSMQRDLDTTTSGLQWTIDAYTLVLASLLMLAGSTADRIGRKKVFMAGLVVFSVGSLLCSIAPSLSLLVVFRMVQAIGGSMLNPVAMSIITNTFTDARERARAIGVWGAVVGISMAAGPLVGGLLVQSVSWRSIFWMNLPVGLAALLLTLRFVPESRAPKARRPDPVGQLLVIVLFGSMTYAIIEAPESGAAAVAPFAVIALAALLALLHYEPRRAEPLIDLRFFRSAPFSGATVIAISAFAALGGFLFLSNLYLQNVRGLDALHAGLWMLPMAAPTFLCAPLSGRLVGSRGPRLPLLVAGTAMTASGVLFAAFGAETSNVTRFLGYVLFGVGFGFVNAPITNTAVSGMPRAQAGVAAAVASTSRQLGQTLGVAVVGAVLAAGINSSAYRDTFVPAARPGWWILSACGLSVLVLGLLTSGRWARDTAERTAQSLSSPEVREAAGTGARA
- a CDS encoding CDP-alcohol phosphatidyltransferase produces the protein MPNSMDGLELSTFVRIPAEGVIGAAVMLALPRRPRVALAVVSGVALAALTVLNLLDMGFNQYLGRGFNPVLDWSLLGDAQSYLVDSLGRTTTLAVTAGVIAVVLLLFTLLSLSTVRLANLLARHSGIATRGTLIAGVVWITCSSLGVQMSGTPLAVDRTATALKGQVRQARNTLRDEAEFEKVARVDAFGNTPGSQLVPDLRGKDMIFTFIESYGRSAVEDPVMAPGVDSTLDARTKALAKAGFHARSGWLTSATYGGSSWLGHSTTMSGLWISDQQRYRTVMASDHMSLTDAFKKTGAFDTVGVMPGVQKGWPEQKWYGLDRVYNAFQLGYKGPKFSWSTMPDQYTLQQYQDRVHSKKPADGKSRMSLLILTSSHTPWAPIPTMVPWNQLGDGSVFDSIEKAGHPSTYTLTDDTHTKEEYGKSVQYTVTALTEWLERYGNENTVLVFLGDHQPNAHASGNHASRDVPVSIVAKDPKLLDKIAGWGWTDGLRPAHNAPVWKMSAFRDRFLTAYGSTPHPKKG